The following proteins come from a genomic window of Puntigrus tetrazona isolate hp1 chromosome 15, ASM1883169v1, whole genome shotgun sequence:
- the si:dkey-202l22.3 gene encoding 7 transmembrane receptor domain-containing protein, whose product MDPLLEQVLAGFNATLRATNRTDPLDKFSGTQLLFRFKPLFIPLYALIVVVAGVGNSFLLACILADKKLHNATNFFIGNLAAGDLLMCLSCVPLTASYAFDAQGWAFGRPMCHLIPLLQGATVFASVLSLTAIAMDRYVVVAYPVRRRISVWGCGAVAVGVWAVSLALAAPPSLHTRYVDLRPSGMELVVCEEFWLGADRQRLLYSCFFLLASYMIPLLSVSISYCAISVHLRKHTLPGEPTHSQQRWSKQRRKTFSLLVASVLAFALCWLPLQVLNLLLDLDSDFQIVDKRYVNVLQVCCHLIAMSSACYNPFIYASLHSKVRMHLRGYLCPCRRSGRDLLSQCASRNPATCLTLISEVAVKESQSPESPVPDSCL is encoded by the coding sequence ATGGATCCTCTTCTGGAACAAGTTTTGGCGGGCTTTAACGCGACCCTCAGAGCTACCAATCGGACAGACCCCCTGGATAAATTTTCAGGAACCCAGCTGCTTTTCCGTTTCAAACCTCTGTTTATTCCACTCTACGCCTTGATTGTTGTGGTTGCTGGTGTCGGGAACAGTTTCCTTCTTGCCTGCATTCTGGCAGATAAGAAGCTCCACAATGCCACCAATTTCTTCATTGGGAACCTGGCAGCTGGGGACTTGTTGATGTGCCTGAGCTGTGTGCCGTTGACGGCGTCATATGCCTTTGATGCACAAGGCTGGGCATTTGGCCGTCCGATGTGCCACCTTATTCCTCTGCTACAAGGTGCAACGGTCTTTGCCTCAGTATTGTCCCTTACCGCCATCGCCATGGACCGCTACGTGGTGGTGGCATACCCTGTGCGGAGGCGTATCTCAGTGTGGGGCTGTGGCGCAGTGGCAGTGGGCGTCTGGGCAGTTTCGTTAGCCCTCGctgctcctccttccctccacaCGCGCTACGTGGACCTGCGACCCAGTGGCATGGAACTGGTGGTATGCGAGGAATTCTGGCTAGGAGCTGATCGACAACGCCTACTCTATTCCTGCTTCTTCTTGCTGGCATCCTACATGATCCCCCTGCTGTCTGTAAGCATCTCCTACTGTGCCATCAGCGTGCACCTCCGCAAACACACGTTGCCTGGAGAGCCGACCCATAGCCAGCAGAGATGGAGCAAGCAACGACGCAAAACTTTCTCCCTTCTGGTGGCCTCCGTCCTCGCTTTTGCCCTTTGTTGGCTTCCGCTGCAAGTCCTCAACCTCCTCCTGGATCTAGACTCAGATTTCCAGATAGTGGACAAGCGCTACGTCAACGTGCTGCAGGTCTGTTGCCACCTGATCGCCATGAGCTCAGCCTGCTACAATCCCTTTATCTATGCCTCGCTGCACAGCAAGGTCCGAATGCACCTGCGGGGTTACCTGTGCCCTTGCAGGCGTAGTGGACGGGATCTATTATCTCAATGCGCCTCCCGCAACCCTGCCACCTGCTTGACGCTCATCTCGGAGGTAGCTGTGAAGGAGAGCCAATCACCTGAGAGCCCAGTCCCGGACAGCTGCCTCTGA
- the si:dkey-202l22.6 gene encoding interferon-induced very large GTPase 1, which yields MSLHRKTVPDPGPLTTEIVSEIDRDKNVLLHMLDLHRENVAPLDLTTMQYVSTPSTEDELPQDPTELSKAFLRRLWLCNPQARSTYCKVPVGDYGLVMDENSQCAINPLDLVAVTYMTTNSFLQQEITQRMLQCSFAVPLYLPPIHPEKKGTLLLCPFRGVLGQWKSPSEGPIMKNMADSRMPFLTAVRLGTCNVSKSRILNRVLRGPRELNDYYVNCGMEGGQLPRVLSEGMVEVCWNLHSGDHHNNTFSRPVLVANLRGDAANCEKQMSLLCYTSAVLIVFCGSFGAKERDLLASWRDNTSHMIIIDCSTSVDDGYENQNEKLKQRLMKDLELPDGTMLNGCEGDEEEIAENLRDVMDRFIPYLHATNLVGAAGMANDLDINVDEDELCRMAFSEAEEVLCGIEDGVSSYLENQLPLQGTVWNQLCQLEKEEARHLQHTSHSLTGEKENLIKQLLDYKLTTAMKAFTAALCSFDTTKRAYFLSWMRVKLEVMQLDNLSHPRKANEEQVQEPCIGLEHFLREMGLVYERYFRSPNSDLYDMFRLPYLGAELLLYGVPLELYDGDVSVFPMNWVYSVLYEVHRQLPKFSRMRVLTVLGFQRSKNAELLSALFGVNFPKLGRRHIKGAYMLLLSLPDNFRMEMDCEFLLLISTEGLNAQTERSLVHASELATFVSGLSDITLINLPDEDQNETRHNLQIAVNAILCTRNLERKTTFQVASDRAGMDGKIMSCVVDVLTTGQLSNESQRETLPTIETRGIGGSSVTTQNDAILRLKKRLLTTFHEKASNGQPTCLGAFMEHMLRMWELVKNGTLSINLGDTATADAIIGLCRKLVQGEKQLSDQLDIWVDTLENHITELKESASQNREHMDSDRILRILRDEAATQILTEKDNIKASLWDYLRQEDIDTGLVENYKVSLHKKVDLIQEQMTSDVAQKLESATICHDMTVKMHALLTSLEAALEVRLRSLLQTCKNNNLVIEDKELEREFVSVWENIPSNMNDSPLETQEIFTRILEQLKKNLSDRGLKRQNIRLRDANQINGFKVKTAHFALSSKMKKTLKYNKDVAQRFTRNLLEDCDRRVSDKVCHKEGYSDSYMRELLAIVDKGLEVLKGEPFVMSPKFEVDVKGYVCGKAAESFQEVQESFIRERQIKERFLNETRERHMLNFMYQFRKRDQCQKAAQSFTSQCLRPTVEDFIYNSLERQIFNDMLKNKNAQLYSSPKKFHYSLLKEMLIKDSFEDFHEYLQSHESFCRKTIENFIRVHLSGSVMIEDRREQRMHQMFDWVKRCINQASESSSGAQSNVRQLLEEVCASLQSLGKITMPTQILKKPLFDISTHREHFFANLEESAYELSSSIAQEFMENEDVIEVPDDLPDKLQDMLYERVKGCDKRCPFCKAPCDQEETEHHMHEAVVHRPKGLVCYTKANSTTLSHNTCSADIAGQNQFQNRDTAGRSLPYKEYQSIYPDWKIYPEDPRNNGAAVYWRYVFIRYNSRFAQKYQCAPAKLPEAWGNITQREALQSLREAFQITE from the exons atgtctcTACATCGGAAGACTGTCCCTGACCCAGGACCCCTGACCACTGAGATAG TGTCTGAAATTGACAGGGACAAGAATGTTTTACTGCACATGCTGGACCTGCACAGGGAAAATGTGGCACCTCTGGACCTTACCACAATGCAATATGTAAGCACTCCAAGCACTGAAGATGAACTTCCACAGGACCCAACAGAGCTCTCGAAAGCATTCCTCCGGCGTCTCTGGCTATGTAATCCCCAAGCCCGCAGCACTTACTGCAAGGTACCAGTAGGAGACTACGGTTTGGTCATGGATGAGAATTCACAATGTGCTATCAATCCTTTAGACCTGGTTGCTGTCACATACATGACAACAAATAGTTTCCTACAGCAAGAGATCACCCAGCGAATGTTGCAATGCAGTTTTGCTGTGCCTCTGTATCTTCCACCTATTCACCCAGAAAAGAAGGGAACACTCCTCTTATGTCCATTTAGAGGTGTTCTTGGTCAGTGGAAGTCACCTTCTGAGGGACCCATCATGAAGAACATGGCTGATTCCAGGATGCCATTTCTCACCGCAGTGAGGCTAGGTACTTGTAACGTCTCTAAATCTCGAATACTCAACCGTGTTCTCAGGGGTCCACGTGAGCTGAATGACTACTATGTAAACTGTGGTATGGAGGGAGGTCAGCTGCCTCGGGTTCTCTCAGAAGGTATGGTGGAGGTTTGTTGGAACTTGCATTCAGGAGATCATCATAACAACACCTTTTCTCGTCCTGTGCTAGTAGCTAATCTTCGTGGAGATGCAGCTAACTGTGAAAAACAGATGAGTCTTCTCTGTTACACATCTGCAGTCCTCATAGTTTTTTGTGGAAGTTTTGGTGCCAAGGAACGAGACCTGCTTGCCTCATGGAGGGACAATACAAGCCACATGATTATAATCGACTGCTCAACATCAGTAGACGATGGATATGAGAATCAAAATGAGAAACTGAAACAAAGGCTGATGAAGGATTTAGAACTTCCTGATGGAACAATGCTTAATGGCTGTGAAGGTGATGAGGAAGAAATTGCTGAGAACTTAAGAGATGTAATGGATCGTTTTATTCCATACCTGCATGCCACAAACCTTGTAGGTGCCGCCGGTATGGCTAATGACCTCGACATTAATGTTGATGAAGATGAGCTCTGTCGAATGGCATTCAGTGAAGCTGAAGAAGTCCTGTGTGGAATTGAAGATGGAGTGTCTAGCTATTTGGAAAATCAGCTGCCCCTGCAAGGTACAGTATGGAATCAGTTGTGTCAGCTGGAGAAGGAGGAGGCACGTCACCTACAACATACATCCCATAGCTTAACAGGGGAGAAAGAAAACCTCATAAAACAATTGCTTGATTATAAACTAACAACAGCCATGAAAGCCTTCACTGCAGCTCTTTGTTCATTTGACACAACCAAGAGGGCATACTTTCTTTCTTGGATGAGAGTGAAACTTGAAGTTATGCAGTTGGATAACCTATCCCATCCAAGGAAAGCAAATGAGGAACAAGTGCAAGAACCTTGCATTGGACTTGAACACTTCCTTCGAGAAATGGGACTGGTCTACGAAAGATACTTCCGCAGCCCAAACAGTGACTTGTACGACATGTTCCGATTACCATATTTAGGGGCTGAACTACTCTTATATGGAGTTCCCCTTGAACTTTATGATGGGGATGTCTCAGTATTTCCCATGAACTGGGTATACAGCGTTCTTTACGAGGTGCACAGACAGCTGCCAAAGTTCAGTCGCATGAGAGTTCTGACAGTCCTAGGTTTCCAGAGATCCAAGAACGCAGAACTCTTATCTGCCTTGTTTGGTGTTAACTTCCCAAAGTTGGGTAGAAGGCATATCAAAGGGGCATACATGCTTCTCCTCAGCCTGCCTGACAACTTCAGAATGGAGATGGACTGTGAATTTCTGTTGTTGATTAGTACAGAaggtttgaatgctcaaacagaAAGAAGCCTTGTGCATGCAAGTGAACTTGCTACCTTTGTCAGTGGACTAAGTGACATCACACTAATAAATCTACCAGATGAGGATCAGAACGAAACAAGACACAACCTTCAGATTGCTGTCAATGCTATTCTCTGCACACGAAATTTGGAGAGGAAGACTACCTTTCAGGTTGCTTCAGATAGAGCAGGAATGGATGGAAAAATCATGAGTTGTGTAGTCGATGTACTGACCACAGGACAGCTGTCAAATGAATCTCAAAGAGAAACACTTCCCACAATTGAAACAAGAGGTATAGGTGGCAGCTCTGTGACTACACAAAATGATGCAATTCTCAGGCTAAAGAAAAGACTGTTGACTACCTTCCATGAAAAAGCATCAAATGGCCAGCCAACCTGCTTGGGTGCATTTATGGAGCATATGTTAAGAATGTGGGAGCTAGTAAAAAATGGAACGCTTTCCATTAATTTGGGAGACACAGCCACAGCTGATGCCATCATTGGCCTCTGCAGAAAACTTGTACAGGGAGAGAAGCAGCTAAGTGATCAACTGGATATATGGGTTGACACATTGGAAAATCACATAACAGAACTAAAAGAATCGGCATCCCAGAATAGAGAACACATGGATTCAGATAGAATACTCAGAATCTTGAGAGACGAGGCAGCTACCCAAATCCTTACAGAGAAAGACAATATTAAAGCAAGTCTCTGGGACTACCTTAGGCAGGAGGATATTGATACTGGCCTTGTGGAAAATTACAAAGTAAGCCTTCACAAAAAAGTAGACCTCATTCAGGAGCAAATGACATCTGATGTTGCCCAGAAACTTGAATCTGCTACTATTTGTCATGATATGACTGTTAAGATGCACGCCTTATTGACATCACTTGAAGCAGCCCTGGAGGTGAGGTTACGTTCACTCTTGCAGACCTGCAAGAACAATAACTTAGTGATTGAGGACAAGGAGCTTGAACGTGAATTTGTTAGTGTTTGGGAAAATATCCCATCCAACATGAATGATTCCCCCTTAGAGACACAAGAAATCTTTACAAGGATATTGGAGCAGCTAAAGAAAAACCTAAGTGATCGTGGTCTGAAAAGGCAAAACATAAGACTCCGAGATGCAAACCAGATCAATGGCTTTAAAGTGAAGACTGCCCATTTTGCTTTGAGTAGTAAGATGAAGAAAACATTGAAGTACAATAAAGATGTTGCACAAAGATTTACCAGAAATTTGCTAGAAGACTGCGACAGAAGAGTCTCAGATAAAGTGTGCCACAAAGAAGGCTACTCAGACAGCTACATGAGAGAGCTGCTTGCAATTGTGGACAAAGGTCTAGAAGTTTTAAAAGGTGAGCCATTCGTGATGAGTCCCAAATTTGAAGTGGATGTCAAAGGATACGTCTGTGGCAAAGCAGCAGAGTCCTTTCAAGAGGTGCAGGAGTCGTTCATAAGGGAAAGGCAAATAAAGGAGAGATTCCTAAATGAGACCAGGGAGAGGCACATGTTGAATTTCATGTATCAGTTTAGAAAAAGAGACCAGTGTCAAAAAGCTGCTCAATCTTTCACCAGCCAGTGCCTCAGGCCAACAGTCGAAGACTTCATTTACAACAGCTTGGAGAGACAAATATTCAATGATATGCTCAAGAACAAAAATGCACAACTTTATAGCTCGCCAAAGAAGTTCCATTACAGTCTTCTTAAAGAAATGCTGATAAAAGACAGCTTTGAGGATTTCCATGAGTACCTTCAGTCCCACGAGAGCTTCTGCCGGAAGACTATTGAGAACTTTATCAGAGTTCATCTGTCAGGTTCTGTTATGATCGAAGACCGCAGGGAACAAAGAATGCATCAAATGTTTGATTGGGTGAAGAGGTGCATTAATCAGGCATCTGAATCTAGCAGTGGGGCACAGAGCAATGTTAGACAACTGCTTGAGGAAGTTTGTGCCAGCCTGCAGAGTCTAGGAAAAATCACTATGCCAACTCAAATCTTAAAGAAACCTTTGTTTGACATAAGTACGCATCGTGAGCATTTCTTTGCAAACCTAGAGGAATCTGCCTATGAGTTATCCTCATCAATTGCTCAGGAATTTATGGAGAACGAGGACGTCATTGAAGTCCCAGATGACCTCCCAGATAAACTTCAAGACATGCTATATGAAAGAGTCAAGGGGTGCGATAAGCGCTGTCCTTTCTGCAAAGCTCCATGTGACCAGGAAGAAACAGAACATCACATGCATGAAGCGGTGGTGCATCGCCCCAAAGGTCTAGTTTGTTATACCAAGGCCAACTCTACCACTCTGTCTCACAACACCTGCTCTGCAGATATTGCAGGACAAAACCAATTCCAAAACAGAGATACAGCGGGCCGGTCTCTGCCCTATAAGGAGTACCAATCCATCTACCCAGACTGGAAAATTTACCCTGAAGATCCTAGGAATAATGGGGCTGCAGTCTACTGGAGATACGTGTTTATAAGGTACAACAGTAGATTTGCTCAAAAATATCAGTGTGCACCTGCAAAACTACCCGAAGCATGGGGAAATATCACTCAGAGGGAGGCTCTACAGAGCTTGAGGGAGGCTTTTCAAATTACAGAGTGA
- the LOC122359200 gene encoding uncharacterized protein LOC122359200 isoform X1, with product MTHHESNQKTWHPLKEAKRGLKWKNIYARINNDILYNMQHTPQPMHTLTVSALLQLGVRWVRQQEPLPYMVSQPLPWQVHYVSHSRKGSRSEEFEGQRRNSIGVYRKNSSSSNGHTKTSPDKAASTIQNQYRKYQQKKQKDHK from the exons ATGACACATCATGAGTCAAACCAAAAAACATGGCATCCTCTTAAAGAGGCTAAACGTGGtctcaaatggaaaaacatatACGCACGCATCAACAACGACATACTGTACAACATGCAACACACACCCCAGCCCATGCACACACTGACTGTGTCTGCTCTGCTTCAGCTGGGTGTTCGGTGGGTACGTCAGCAGGAGCCTCTTCCGTACATGGTGTCTCAGCCGCTGCCATGGCAGGTCCACTATGTCTCCCACAGTCGGAAAGGAAGTCGTTCAGAGGAG TTTGAGGGCCAGAGGAGGAACAGCATAGGAGTTTACAGAAAGA ACTCTTCTTCTAGTAATGGACACACCAAAACTTCTCCTGATAAGGCAGCGTCTACAATTCAGAACCAGTACAGGAAGTACCAGCAAAAGAAGCAGAAAGACCACAAATGA
- the LOC122359200 gene encoding uncharacterized protein LOC122359200 isoform X2 — MLVTMLTAMYMMVRVAEQLGVRWVRQQEPLPYMVSQPLPWQVHYVSHSRKGSRSEEFEGQRRNSIGVYRKNSSSSNGHTKTSPDKAASTIQNQYRKYQQKKQKDHK; from the exons ATGCTGGTGACAATGTTAACAGCCATGTATATGATGGTGAGAGTGGCTGAACAG CTGGGTGTTCGGTGGGTACGTCAGCAGGAGCCTCTTCCGTACATGGTGTCTCAGCCGCTGCCATGGCAGGTCCACTATGTCTCCCACAGTCGGAAAGGAAGTCGTTCAGAGGAG TTTGAGGGCCAGAGGAGGAACAGCATAGGAGTTTACAGAAAGA ACTCTTCTTCTAGTAATGGACACACCAAAACTTCTCCTGATAAGGCAGCGTCTACAATTCAGAACCAGTACAGGAAGTACCAGCAAAAGAAGCAGAAAGACCACAAATGA